Part of the Nostoc sp. ATCC 53789 genome, TGGAAATTAAGCGATGGCACTGGGACGATTATTGCAATTATCGACGACGGCGTGGATCTCGATCATGAAGAATTCCGTTCCTCTGGAAAGATTGTTGCCCCGCGCGATGTCACACGTAAAAATGACAATCCCAGACCGGGAAACGACAATAACCACGGGACAGCTTGTGCCGGAGTAGCTTGTGGCAACGGGAAATTTGGTGCATCAGGTGTAGCACCAGGTGCAAAACTGATGCCGATTCGTTTAGCTTCGTCGTTGGGGTCACAGGATGAAGCAGATGCTTTTATTTGGGCGGCTCAAAATGGTGCTGATGTGATTTCTTGTAGTTGGGGTCCAGCAGATGGGACTTGGTTTGAGCCAAACGATCCTCTACACAAGCAAAAAGTACCTTTGCCTGACTCCACAAGACTGGCTATGGACTTTGCAATCAATAAAGGACGCAACGGCAAGGGATGTGTAATTTTATTCGCGGCTGGCAATGGTAACGAAAGTGTGGATAACGACGGCTACGCCAGCTACCAAAAGGTAATTGCGATCGCAGCTTGTAACGACTTTGGCACCAGAAGCGCTTACAGTGACTTCGGTCAGGCGGTGTGGTGTGCCTTTCCCAGTAACAATGGTGATAGTTCTCAAACCCCTGGAATTTGGACAACTGATCGCGTTGGTGTACTTGGTTATAATTCCGGTAATGTAAATCTGGGTGATGCCGGAGGTAACTACACGAATGAATTCGGCGGAACTTCTAGTGCTTGTCCTGGTGCGGCTGGTGTCGCAGCATTGATTATTGCCAGAAACCCAAATCTGCGTTGGGACGAAGTACGAGACATTATTAAACGCTCTTGCGATCGCATCGATCAAGCTGGAGGTAAATATGATGCCAATGGTCGCAGCCCCTTCTATGGTTATGGTCGAATCAATGCTCTTAAAGCTGTAGAATTAGCCAAGCCGGCGCAAACATCGCCCATTAGCATATTCAAGGCAGTACAAGATATCCCAATTAACGATTTGCAAACATCAACATTGTCGTTGGCGATCGCTAATACCAGCCTGATGAAATCCATCAAAGTTAATGTAGATATCGAGCATACTTATATTGGGGATCTTGTAGTTACTCTCCTTCCCCCAGTACAAATAGGCATACTTCCCATCGTTCTGCACGATCGCCAGGGCGGAGCTACAGATAATATCAAAACAACCTATGACGAGGTAAACACCCCAAAACTTGCTGCCTTTAAAGGTAAAAGCCCCCAAGGAACCTGGACTCTGGAAGTTGCAGATAAAGCTAGCACAGATACAGGAAAGATTCGCAGCTTTACCATTGAAATCGGGTTTTAAGCCAATACGTTTGAGTTAGGGAGTGTGAGGATGAGGGAGCAGGGGAGGCAGGGGAGGCAGTGGAGACAAGGGGACAAGAGGTGAGAACTTGAAAAAAGTCTTTCCCCTTGTCCCCAATTCTCCTTGTCCCCAAGTCCTCTTACCCATGCCCCATTCCCCATTCCCCATATCAATTAGCTTTGAGTCACAGGCTCTTTCGCCAAGAACTTCTCTAATTCTGTCAGCGCATCAGCATCAACCTTAGTTTGCATTGGGCAGAACTTAGGCCCACACATCGAGCAAAACTCAGCAGTTTTATAGATATCTGCTGGTAAAGTTTCATCGTGATATTCCTTCGCTCTTTCTGGATCGAGTGATAATTCAAACTGACGGTTCCAATCGAAGTTGTAACGCGCCTTAGAAAGTTCATCGTCTCTATCCCTTGCACCGGGGCGATGTCTAGCAATATCAGCCGCATGAGCCGCTATTTTATAGGCAATCAACCCATTCCGCACATCTTCGGCATTTGGTAGACCCAAATGTTCTTTCGGTGTTACATAGCACAGCATTGCAGTACCGTACCATCCAGCCATCGCTGCTCCAATGGCTGAAGTGATATGGTCATAACCAGGAGCAATGTCTGTCACCAATGGCCCTAAAACATAGAAAGGTGCTTCAGAACACTCTTCCATCTGCTTACGGACATTGAACTCAATTTGATCCATTGGCACGTGTCCTGGCCCTTCTACCATTACCTGGACATCATCTTCCCAGGCTTTGCGAGTTAGCTGTCCCAGGGTTTTCAATTCAGCTAATTGTGCTTCATCTGAAGCATCATGAGTGCAGCCGGGACGTAGAGAATCTCCTAAACTGAAGGAGACATCGTACCTTTTGAAAATCTCAATAATATCTTGGAAGTGGGTATAAAGTGGGTTTTGTTTGTGGTGATGTAGCATCCACCGCGCCAAAATACCGCCGCCGCGAGAGACAATACCAGTAATGCGGTTTCTCACCAAAGGCAAATGCTCAATCA contains:
- the thiC gene encoding phosphomethylpyrimidine synthase gives rise to the protein MRTEWVAKRRGQSNVSQMHYARQGVITEEMHYVAQRENLPADLIRDEVARGRMIIPANINHTNLEPMAIGIASKCKVNANIGASPNSSNLQEEVDKLNLAVKYGADTVMDLSTGGGNLDEIRTAIIKASPVPIGTVPVYQALESVHGTIENLTADDFLHIIEKHAQQGVDYQTIHAGILIEHLPLVRNRITGIVSRGGGILARWMLHHHKQNPLYTHFQDIIEIFKRYDVSFSLGDSLRPGCTHDASDEAQLAELKTLGQLTRKAWEDDVQVMVEGPGHVPMDQIEFNVRKQMEECSEAPFYVLGPLVTDIAPGYDHITSAIGAAMAGWYGTAMLCYVTPKEHLGLPNAEDVRNGLIAYKIAAHAADIARHRPGARDRDDELSKARYNFDWNRQFELSLDPERAKEYHDETLPADIYKTAEFCSMCGPKFCPMQTKVDADALTELEKFLAKEPVTQS
- a CDS encoding S8 family serine peptidase, whose protein sequence is MVQVRYGGQNGQQYELAISDEHVVVRTESRSTLIGARPFEVAPVSPTARSILSQFELTMRFRQAGVEILRAKVPTQGVALRDRAREILNQESEVQFAGRVLIDPASNQPIIYTENLFVKFDNEEESRVCQEILRRYSLTIKRQLEYARNAYFVNAPTNTGIAIFDIAERLLNEESVELCHPELVRESRQRQVFPQQWHLKQTTINGKVINAHANVEAAWKLSDGTGTIIAIIDDGVDLDHEEFRSSGKIVAPRDVTRKNDNPRPGNDNNHGTACAGVACGNGKFGASGVAPGAKLMPIRLASSLGSQDEADAFIWAAQNGADVISCSWGPADGTWFEPNDPLHKQKVPLPDSTRLAMDFAINKGRNGKGCVILFAAGNGNESVDNDGYASYQKVIAIAACNDFGTRSAYSDFGQAVWCAFPSNNGDSSQTPGIWTTDRVGVLGYNSGNVNLGDAGGNYTNEFGGTSSACPGAAGVAALIIARNPNLRWDEVRDIIKRSCDRIDQAGGKYDANGRSPFYGYGRINALKAVELAKPAQTSPISIFKAVQDIPINDLQTSTLSLAIANTSLMKSIKVNVDIEHTYIGDLVVTLLPPVQIGILPIVLHDRQGGATDNIKTTYDEVNTPKLAAFKGKSPQGTWTLEVADKASTDTGKIRSFTIEIGF